One Mugil cephalus isolate CIBA_MC_2020 chromosome 8, CIBA_Mcephalus_1.1, whole genome shotgun sequence genomic window carries:
- the fzd10 gene encoding frizzled-10, with protein MCSTVKLSLICALLVLWSSGGSAISSIDPDWSGEGRCQHISIPQCKDIGYNMTRMPNLMGHDDQKEATINLQEFATLIQFGCHSHLKFFLCSLYAPMCTEQVSNPIPACRVMCEQVKLKCSPILEQFHFPWPDSLDCSRLPTKNDPNNLCMEAPNNGSDEPPKVSHTQPPDFRPQRPMSGQDLHLKDSSSRQTCSNPGKFHFVEKSESCAPKCYPKVDVYWSQGDKQFSLVWMAIWSILCFVSSAFTVLTFLIDPQRFKYPERPIIFLSMSYCVYSVGYLIRLFVGADRIACDRDNGVQYIIQEGLESTGCTIVFLILYYFGMASSLWWVILTLTWFLAAGKKWGHEAIEANSSYFHLAAWAIPAVKTIMILVMRKVAGDELTGICYVGSMDVKALTGFVLIPLSCYLIIGTSFLLSGFVALFHIRKIMKTEGENTDKLEKLMVRIGVFSVLYTVPATCVIACYFYERLNMDYWHILAAEQKCVDSSGPESDECVMKASIPAIEIFMVKIFMLLVVGITSGMWIWTSKTLQSWQNVFSRKLKKRTRRKAASVFTSSRPYIKPHPSLKGPNTKYEPTRPPPTCV; from the coding sequence ATGTGCTCCACTGTTAAGCTGAGCCTTATCTGCGCGCTGCTGGTGCTGTGGAGCAGTGGCGGCTCAGCCATCAGCTCAATAGACCCTGACTGGTCCGGAGAGGGAAGATGTCAACATATCAGCATCCCCCAGTGCAAAGACATCGGCTACAACATGACTCGCATGCCAAATCTTATGGGACACGATGACCAAAAAGAGGCAACAATAAATCTGCAGGAGTTCGCCACGCTGATACAATTCGGATGCCACAGTCACCTTAAATTTTTCCTGTGTTCTCTGTATGCTCCCATGTGCACGGAGCAAGTGTCCAACCCTATTCCAGCGTGTAGAGTTATGTGTGAGCAGGTCAAGCTTAAATGCTCCCCTATCTTGGAGCAGTTTCATTTTCCATGGCCTGACTCTCTGGACTGCTCCCGCCTGCCTACCAAAAATGACCCAAACAACCTCTGCATGGAGGCGCCCAACAATGGCTCAGACGAACCTCCCAAAGTCTCACACACTCAGCCTCCAGACTTCCGGCCTCAGCGGCCTATGAGCGGCCAAGACCTGCACCTTaaggacagcagcagcagacagacgTGCAGCAACCCGGGCAAGTTTCATTTTGTGGAGAAGAGCGAGTCTTGTGCCCCCAAATGTTACCCAAAAGTGGATGTATACTGGAGTCAGGGAGACAAGCAGTTCTCTCTGGTGTGGATGGCCATTTGGTCCATCCTCTGCTTTGTCTCCAGTGCCTTCACTGTTCTCACTTTCCTCATTGACCCACAGCGATTCAAATACCCCGAGAGGCCGATCATCTTCCTCTCTATGTCCTACTGCGTTTACTCTGTGGGCTACCTCATTCGACTTTTCGTGGGAGCTGACAGAATTGCCTGTGACAGGGACAATGGGGTCCAGTATATTATCCAGGAGGGCCTGGAGAGCACCGGCTGCACTATTGTGTTCCTCATCCTGTATTATTTTGGCATGGCCAGCTCCCTCTGGTGGGTTATCCTGACCCTGACGTGGTTCCTGGCTGCCGGGAAGAAGTGGGGTCATGAGGCCATCGAGGCCAACAGCAGCTACTTCCACCTGGCTGCATGGGCCATCCCAGCCGTGAAGACCATCATGATCCTGGTGATGAGGAAGGTGGCGGGAGACGAGCTGACGGGCATCTGCTACGTGGGCAGCATGGATGTGAAAGCGCTCACCGGCTTCGtcctcatccctctctcctGCTACCTTATTATTGGCACTTCTTTCCTGCTGTCTGGCTTCGTGGCCCTCTTCCACATCCGGAAGATTATGAAAACGGAGGGAGAGAACACAGACAAGCTTGAGAAGTTGATGGTTCGCATCGGCGTCTTCTCTGTGCTCTACACCGTCCCAGCCACCTGCGTCATTGCCTGTTATTTCTACGAGAGGCTCAACATGGACTACTGGCACATCCTGGCAGCGGAGCAGAAGTGTGTGGATAGCAGTGGACCGGAGTCAGACGAGTGTGTCATGAAGGCTTCTATTCCCGCCATTGAGATCTTCATGGTGAAGATCTTCATGCTGTTGGTGGTGGGCATCACTAGCGGTATGTGGATCTGGACCTCAAAGACACTGCAGTCATGGCAGAATGTGTTCAGCAGGAAGCTAAAGAAGAGGACAAGGAGGAAGGCTGCCAGTGTGTTCACCAGCAGCAGGCCTTACATCAAACCTCACCCATCTCTAAAAGGACCCAATACCAAGTATGAGCCTACACGGCCCCCTCCAACATGCGTATGA